In the genome of Aureimonas sp. OT7, one region contains:
- a CDS encoding ABC transporter ATP-binding protein: protein MASSERWTADPVLTVEHLTMRFGGLTAIDDLSFDVGRGDITALIGPNGAGKTTVFNCVTGFYKPTEGRITLRRGRGIPARAVEDLTRSGRQYMKAEGGELFLLERMADFRITHTAGVARTFQNIRLFGGMTVFENLLVAQHNRLMVASGFTFAGLVGLPSYRRAREAAQDLAIDWLKRTALLDRADDPAADLSYGDQRRLEIARAMCTQPALLCLDEPAAGLNPRESAELNDLLRSIRDDDGVSILLIEHDMGVVMEISDHIVVLDYGRKISDGTPDSVRNDPNVIAAYLGVDDEEVEAVEEKLEQGDVDAAIAEANLDQGTAR, encoded by the coding sequence ATGGCATCCAGCGAGCGCTGGACGGCAGACCCCGTCCTGACGGTCGAGCATCTGACGATGCGCTTCGGTGGCCTCACGGCCATCGATGACCTCTCCTTCGACGTCGGACGCGGCGACATCACCGCGCTCATCGGCCCCAACGGCGCCGGCAAGACGACCGTGTTCAACTGCGTCACCGGTTTCTACAAGCCGACCGAAGGGCGCATCACCCTGCGGCGTGGGCGCGGCATACCCGCGCGCGCGGTCGAGGACCTGACGCGCAGCGGCCGCCAGTATATGAAGGCCGAGGGCGGCGAGCTCTTCCTGCTCGAACGCATGGCCGACTTCAGGATCACCCACACCGCCGGCGTCGCCCGCACCTTCCAGAACATCCGCCTGTTCGGCGGCATGACGGTCTTCGAAAACCTGCTCGTCGCACAGCACAACCGGCTGATGGTGGCTTCCGGCTTCACCTTCGCCGGACTGGTCGGCCTGCCCTCATACCGCCGTGCGCGGGAAGCGGCGCAGGACCTGGCGATCGACTGGTTGAAACGGACGGCTCTCCTGGACCGGGCCGACGACCCTGCCGCCGATCTTTCCTACGGCGACCAGCGCCGGCTGGAGATCGCCCGCGCCATGTGCACGCAGCCGGCGCTCCTGTGCCTCGACGAGCCCGCCGCCGGCCTCAACCCCCGCGAATCCGCCGAGCTCAACGACCTGCTGCGCTCGATCCGCGACGATGACGGCGTGTCCATCCTGTTGATCGAGCACGACATGGGCGTCGTCATGGAGATTTCGGACCACATCGTGGTTCTGGACTACGGCAGGAAAATCTCGGACGGCACGCCCGATAGCGTCCGCAACGACCCGAACGTCATCGCCGCCTATCTGGGCGTCGACGACGAAGAGGTCGAGGCCGTCGAGGAGAAGCTCGAGCAGGGCGACGTCGACGCGGCCATCGCAGAAGCCAACCTAGACCAGGGAACCGCCCGATGA
- a CDS encoding ABC transporter ATP-binding protein, with protein MSAVNPNAAAATAPLLSIRGVETFYGKIQALRGVDVDVHEGEIVTLIGANGAGKSTLMMTVCGNPRARSGQIVYRGEDITHLPTHDIMKRQIAQSPEGRRIFGRMTVMENLQMGTTLIGQDHFDEDLQRIFTLFPRLKERIDQRAGTLSGGEQQMLAIARALMSRPKLLLLDEPSLGLAPIIVKQIFEAIRELNRTEGLTVFLVEQNAFHALRLAHRGYVMVNGSITMSGTGRELLAREEIRSAYLEGGRH; from the coding sequence ATGAGCGCCGTCAATCCCAACGCCGCGGCGGCCACGGCGCCGCTTCTGTCCATTCGCGGGGTCGAGACGTTCTACGGCAAGATCCAGGCGCTCCGGGGCGTCGACGTGGACGTCCACGAGGGCGAGATCGTAACGCTGATCGGCGCCAACGGCGCCGGCAAATCCACCCTCATGATGACGGTGTGCGGCAACCCGCGCGCCCGTTCCGGGCAGATCGTCTATCGCGGCGAAGACATCACCCATCTGCCGACGCACGACATCATGAAGCGTCAGATTGCCCAATCGCCGGAAGGCCGCCGCATCTTCGGCCGCATGACGGTGATGGAAAACCTGCAGATGGGCACCACCCTGATCGGGCAGGATCACTTCGACGAGGATCTGCAGCGCATCTTCACCCTCTTCCCGAGGCTGAAGGAGCGTATCGACCAGCGGGCCGGAACATTGTCGGGCGGCGAGCAACAGATGCTCGCCATCGCCCGCGCCCTGATGAGCCGTCCGAAGCTGCTGCTTCTGGACGAACCGTCGCTGGGTCTGGCGCCGATCATCGTGAAGCAGATTTTCGAAGCGATCCGCGAGCTGAACCGCACCGAAGGACTGACCGTCTTCCTGGTGGAACAGAACGCCTTCCATGCCCTGCGCCTCGCGCATCGCGGCTACGTGATGGTCAACGGTTCGATAACGATGTCCGGCACCGGACGCGAACTTCTGGCGCGTGAAGAGATCCGCAGCGCCTATCTCGAAGGCGGGAGGCACTGA
- a CDS encoding DUF6867 family protein, translated as MQPEMTLLWEVTLFEFLLVTAIIGGGMAYMIGRSTALTWSGWGLMAFYVLLLTIAVRFIHFSLFHGTFFLPFETLPIALHYAAIDYVVLFLLAATGRWRTRASQMARQYRFLDQQA; from the coding sequence ATGCAGCCGGAAATGACGCTTCTCTGGGAAGTCACCCTCTTCGAGTTCCTGCTGGTGACCGCGATCATCGGCGGCGGCATGGCCTACATGATCGGCCGGTCTACCGCCCTCACCTGGAGCGGGTGGGGGCTGATGGCCTTCTATGTCCTGCTGCTGACGATCGCCGTCCGCTTCATCCACTTCAGCCTGTTCCACGGAACGTTCTTCCTTCCGTTCGAAACGCTGCCGATCGCACTGCACTATGCGGCGATCGACTACGTCGTTCTGTTCCTGCTCGCCGCCACAGGTCGCTGGCGTACCCGCGCGTCGCAGATGGCGCGCCAGTACCGCTTCCTCGACCAGCAAGCTTGA
- a CDS encoding branched-chain amino acid ABC transporter substrate-binding protein, which yields MKKALLAGVALNLVLSGAALADITIGVAGPMTGQYATFGQQLRVGAEQAVKDINAAGGINGEQLKLSIGDDACDPKQAVAVANQYASEGVVFVAGHFCSGSSIPASQVYAEEGIVMISPASTNPDFTDKRPADGIYRVCGRDDQQGEVAGAYIAEHFGDKNVAILNDKSAYGKGLADETQASLEAAGKKPSLVEAYTAGEKDYTALVSKMKQADIGLVYIGGYHTEAGLIARQMKEQGVSAVIMSGDAIVTDEYWAITGDAGEGTLMTFSPDPRKNPVAEPVVKEIEAEGKSAEGYALYTYAAIQAWADAVKAAGSTDYEPVVEALDSGDFSTVIGDLKFDDKGDVTLPGYVVYEWKNGKYDYVETASAQ from the coding sequence ATGAAGAAAGCACTTTTGGCCGGTGTGGCCCTCAATCTCGTTCTGTCCGGCGCGGCTCTCGCCGACATCACGATCGGTGTTGCCGGTCCGATGACGGGTCAGTACGCCACGTTCGGCCAGCAGCTTCGCGTCGGCGCCGAGCAGGCCGTAAAGGACATCAACGCGGCCGGCGGCATCAATGGCGAGCAGCTGAAGCTGTCGATCGGCGACGACGCCTGCGATCCGAAGCAGGCGGTGGCGGTCGCCAACCAGTACGCGTCGGAAGGCGTCGTCTTCGTGGCCGGTCACTTCTGCTCGGGCTCGTCCATCCCGGCCAGCCAGGTGTACGCCGAGGAAGGAATCGTCATGATTTCGCCCGCGTCGACCAACCCGGATTTCACCGACAAGCGTCCGGCTGACGGCATCTACCGCGTCTGCGGCCGCGACGACCAGCAGGGCGAAGTCGCCGGCGCCTATATCGCCGAGCATTTCGGCGACAAGAACGTCGCGATCCTCAACGACAAGTCGGCCTACGGCAAGGGCCTGGCCGACGAGACGCAGGCGTCCCTTGAGGCGGCCGGCAAGAAGCCTTCGCTGGTTGAAGCTTACACCGCCGGTGAGAAGGACTACACCGCGCTGGTTTCGAAGATGAAGCAGGCTGACATCGGCCTCGTCTACATCGGCGGCTATCACACCGAAGCCGGCCTGATCGCCCGCCAGATGAAGGAACAGGGCGTCAGCGCCGTGATCATGTCGGGCGACGCCATCGTGACCGACGAGTACTGGGCGATCACCGGCGACGCCGGCGAAGGCACCCTGATGACCTTCTCGCCGGATCCGCGCAAGAACCCGGTCGCCGAGCCGGTCGTCAAGGAGATCGAAGCCGAGGGCAAGTCCGCGGAAGGTTACGCGCTCTACACCTATGCGGCGATCCAGGCCTGGGCCGATGCGGTGAAGGCTGCCGGCTCGACAGACTACGAGCCCGTCGTCGAGGCGCTCGACTCCGGTGATTTCTCCACCGTCATCGGCGACCTGAAGTTCGACGACAAGGGTGACGTCACGCTGCCCGGCTATGTCGTCTACGAGTGGAAGAACGGCAAGTACGACTACGTCGAGACCGCATCCGCGCAGTAA
- the xylB gene encoding xylulokinase, which translates to MAYYLGLDLGTSSLKALLIDERQTAVATAHAPLSVQRPRYGWSEQDPASWIEAARGAIVELARQAPEAMAQVRGIGLSGQMHGATLLDADHAVLRPCILWNDSRADEEAQALDDDESRAITGNIVFPGFTAPKLVWVARHEPQLRERLAHVLLPKDYLRLWLTGEMLSDLSDSAGTSWLDTGARRWSARMLEKTGLDGSVMPGLVEGTEPAGRLRDDLARDLGLPAGIVVAGGAGDNAASACGVGVTRSGTGFVSLGTSGVLFTPSHGYEPAPETALHTFCHAIPGLWHHMGVTLSAAGSLEWLAGVVGQTPQALAGEIAQAPDEASRLLFLPYLAGERTPHNDAVVRGAFVGLSAETTRSDMTRSVMEGVAFSMRGCQEAGGGVKGEGPLIAVGAGSRSAVWLQILADVLGRDIVLPASGDFGAAFGAARLGLCAAESASPEDVMTMPPVASRFSPREGPASSFEAAYRRYRLAYPIVRSLMV; encoded by the coding sequence TTGGCATATTATCTCGGGCTCGATCTCGGTACCTCGTCCCTCAAGGCCCTGCTGATCGACGAGCGGCAGACGGCGGTGGCCACCGCACACGCGCCGTTGTCCGTGCAGCGGCCACGCTACGGCTGGTCGGAACAGGACCCGGCGAGCTGGATAGAGGCGGCGCGCGGCGCGATCGTCGAACTGGCCCGGCAGGCCCCGGAGGCGATGGCGCAGGTGAGGGGTATCGGCCTGTCCGGCCAGATGCATGGCGCCACCCTTCTGGACGCCGATCATGCGGTGCTGCGGCCCTGCATCCTGTGGAACGACAGCCGTGCCGACGAGGAAGCGCAAGCCCTCGACGACGATGAGTCGCGCGCGATCACCGGCAATATCGTGTTTCCGGGCTTTACCGCCCCCAAGCTGGTCTGGGTGGCGCGTCATGAGCCGCAGCTGCGCGAGCGCCTTGCGCATGTCCTGTTGCCGAAGGATTATCTGCGCCTGTGGTTGACGGGCGAAATGCTGTCCGACCTGTCGGATTCCGCCGGAACGTCGTGGCTCGATACCGGCGCGCGGCGCTGGTCTGCCCGCATGCTGGAAAAGACCGGCCTCGATGGGAGCGTAATGCCGGGCCTCGTCGAGGGCACCGAGCCGGCCGGCCGGCTGCGGGACGACCTTGCGCGTGACCTTGGCCTGCCTGCCGGAATCGTCGTTGCGGGCGGTGCGGGCGATAACGCAGCATCCGCATGCGGGGTCGGCGTGACCCGGTCGGGAACGGGCTTCGTATCGCTGGGCACCTCCGGCGTGCTGTTTACCCCTTCGCACGGCTACGAGCCGGCGCCGGAAACCGCCCTCCACACCTTTTGCCATGCCATTCCGGGCCTATGGCACCATATGGGCGTGACGCTGTCGGCGGCCGGCTCGCTGGAGTGGCTGGCAGGTGTCGTGGGCCAGACCCCGCAGGCCCTGGCCGGGGAGATCGCGCAGGCGCCGGACGAGGCGTCACGCCTTCTGTTCCTGCCGTATCTGGCAGGAGAACGGACACCCCATAACGACGCGGTCGTCCGGGGCGCCTTCGTCGGCCTGTCGGCCGAGACGACCCGGTCGGACATGACCCGGTCGGTGATGGAAGGCGTGGCCTTTTCGATGCGCGGCTGCCAGGAGGCGGGGGGCGGCGTCAAGGGCGAGGGACCGTTGATCGCGGTCGGCGCAGGGTCCCGCTCGGCCGTGTGGCTGCAGATCCTGGCGGATGTGCTTGGGCGCGATATCGTGCTGCCGGCGTCCGGCGATTTCGGTGCGGCCTTCGGGGCCGCGCGTCTCGGGCTCTGCGCGGCCGAAAGCGCTTCGCCGGAGGATGTGATGACGATGCCGCCCGTGGCTAGCCGCTTCTCCCCGCGTGAGGGGCCGGCAAGCTCCTTCGAAGCGGCCTACCGCCGATATCGGCTTGCCTACCCGATCGTACGCAGCCTGATGGTCTGA
- a CDS encoding D-amino-acid transaminase, with translation MSRIVYTNGIYVPEDEARVSVFDRGFLFGDAVYEVTSVLEGRLIDFAGHMRRLRRSLAELSLASPADDQALLEIHRELLRRNGLSEGGVYMMVSRGVADRDFVFPPETTRPTLVAFTQSWNEAKSPEIETGLKVAFVPDLRWGRRDIKTVQLLWPSMAKMEARRQGKDDAWLVEDGMVTEGTSNNAFIIGADGHIVTRALSNSILHGTTRASLLRLAAEKGLTVEERPFSTDEARNAAEAFITSAGAFVMPVTEIDGATIGDGRPGPVTRALRRIYMEEALRTAI, from the coding sequence ATGAGTCGCATCGTATACACCAACGGTATCTATGTGCCCGAGGACGAAGCCCGTGTTTCCGTCTTCGATCGTGGCTTCCTTTTCGGCGACGCGGTGTATGAGGTGACCAGCGTCCTCGAGGGCCGGCTGATCGATTTTGCCGGCCACATGCGCCGCCTGCGCCGTTCGCTCGCCGAGCTTTCCCTTGCCTCGCCGGCGGACGACCAGGCCCTGCTCGAGATTCATCGCGAGCTTCTGCGTCGCAACGGCCTGAGCGAAGGCGGTGTCTACATGATGGTGTCGCGCGGGGTCGCCGACCGCGACTTCGTCTTTCCGCCCGAAACAACCCGGCCGACGCTGGTTGCCTTCACGCAGAGCTGGAACGAGGCGAAATCGCCCGAGATCGAGACCGGGTTGAAGGTGGCCTTCGTCCCCGACCTCAGATGGGGACGCCGCGATATCAAGACGGTGCAACTTCTCTGGCCGTCCATGGCCAAGATGGAAGCCCGGCGGCAGGGCAAGGACGATGCCTGGCTGGTCGAGGACGGCATGGTCACCGAGGGCACGTCCAACAATGCCTTCATCATCGGCGCGGACGGGCACATCGTGACGCGGGCGCTGTCCAACAGCATCCTGCATGGCACGACACGGGCGAGCCTGCTGCGCCTTGCCGCGGAAAAGGGCCTGACGGTCGAGGAGCGCCCCTTCTCCACCGACGAGGCCCGCAACGCGGCGGAAGCGTTTATCACCTCGGCAGGTGCCTTCGTCATGCCCGTCACGGAGATCGACGGGGCCACCATCGGCGACGGCAGGCCAGGGCCCGTTACCCGCGCCCTGCGCCGCATCTACATGGAAGAAGCCCTGCGCACCGCGATTTGA
- a CDS encoding biotin transporter BioY — protein sequence METRDIVQIALFAAIMAVLGLFPPLTVPLIGIPITAQSMGPMLMGGVLGARKGGLTMLLFILLVAAGLPLLSGGRGGLGYLMGPWSGFIYGWLAAAIAAGWLTERAWSRLNFVSSFLISAVAGIGIVYAIGVPWYAAASGMDLLSAFTTSVLAFIPGDLIKAGIAAAVIVLVKRSYPLIRGRVATSH from the coding sequence ATGGAAACGCGTGATATCGTTCAGATCGCCCTGTTCGCGGCCATCATGGCCGTTCTTGGGTTGTTTCCGCCGCTGACCGTACCGTTGATCGGCATCCCCATCACCGCGCAATCCATGGGCCCGATGCTGATGGGCGGCGTGCTCGGCGCCCGCAAGGGCGGGCTGACGATGCTGCTGTTCATTCTGCTGGTCGCCGCCGGCCTCCCGCTCCTGTCCGGGGGACGCGGGGGCCTCGGCTATCTCATGGGTCCGTGGTCGGGCTTCATCTATGGCTGGCTGGCGGCCGCCATCGCGGCGGGCTGGCTCACCGAACGCGCCTGGAGCAGGCTCAACTTCGTTTCCTCCTTCCTCATCTCCGCGGTGGCCGGCATCGGCATCGTCTACGCGATCGGCGTGCCATGGTACGCGGCAGCATCCGGGATGGATCTCCTGTCCGCGTTCACGACATCGGTTCTGGCGTTCATCCCCGGCGACCTCATCAAGGCGGGCATCGCCGCCGCCGTCATCGTGCTGGTGAAACGGTCCTACCCGCTGATCCGGGGCCGTGTCGCCACAAGCCATTGA
- a CDS encoding ABC transporter ATP-binding protein: MIVFDNVTLTRGGATVLSHVSLRLTERRIGIVGANGSGKSSLCRLINGLLLPTTGQVRVFDLDTRADAKAIRREVGFVFQNPDNQIVYPTVGEDLAFGLKNRGIPKAEMQPRIAAALAERGLGGFEDRLVHELSGGQRQLVALAGVLVLRPRILVLDEPTTLLDLRNTRMLMRALDTVPAQVVMATHDLSLLSGFDRVICFDGGVVVQDGRPDAVLAAYWDMQA; encoded by the coding sequence TTGATCGTCTTCGACAACGTAACGCTGACGCGCGGCGGGGCGACCGTCCTGTCGCATGTCAGCCTGCGGTTGACGGAAAGGCGGATCGGCATCGTCGGCGCCAACGGGTCGGGCAAAAGCAGCCTGTGCCGCCTGATCAACGGGCTGCTCCTGCCGACGACGGGCCAGGTCCGTGTTTTCGACCTCGACACGCGCGCAGACGCCAAGGCCATACGGCGGGAGGTCGGCTTCGTCTTCCAGAACCCGGACAATCAGATCGTCTATCCCACCGTCGGGGAGGACCTTGCCTTCGGGCTGAAAAACCGGGGCATTCCGAAAGCGGAGATGCAGCCGCGCATTGCCGCCGCCCTGGCCGAACGCGGGCTTGGCGGCTTCGAAGACCGTCTGGTGCATGAATTGTCGGGTGGCCAGCGCCAGCTCGTCGCCCTGGCCGGCGTGCTCGTGCTGCGCCCGCGCATCCTCGTTCTGGACGAACCCACCACCCTTCTGGACCTGCGCAATACGCGGATGCTGATGCGGGCGCTGGACACGGTTCCGGCCCAGGTGGTGATGGCGACCCATGACCTTTCCCTTCTGTCCGGCTTCGACCGGGTCATCTGCTTCGACGGCGGCGTCGTCGTCCAGGATGGCCGGCCGGATGCGGTCCTGGCGGCTTATTGGGACATGCAGGCATGA
- a CDS encoding energy-coupling factor transporter transmembrane protein EcfT, with translation MIAGLYMAGDSPVHRTAAGPKLAVLAVGSTLLFLVGGWISATVGLGAALLAYAVAGLGPQTIWRQFRGLLPILLLIGLTHVVLGEWRSAFVPLLRLTAVVLAANLVTLTTRSMDITSAIERALVPFARIVPPAKVALAISLTLRFIPVLAAIKDEIREAQRARGLERSVVALAVPLIVRSLRMTDEVAEAIEARS, from the coding sequence ATGATCGCGGGGCTCTACATGGCCGGGGACAGCCCCGTCCATCGGACGGCCGCCGGCCCCAAGCTGGCCGTCCTGGCGGTCGGCAGCACATTGCTGTTCCTTGTCGGCGGCTGGATCAGCGCGACGGTCGGCCTGGGCGCGGCGCTTTTGGCCTATGCCGTGGCCGGCCTCGGGCCACAAACGATCTGGCGGCAGTTTCGCGGGCTGCTTCCCATCCTGCTGTTGATCGGGCTGACACATGTCGTGCTGGGCGAGTGGCGATCCGCCTTCGTTCCGCTGCTGCGGCTGACGGCGGTGGTCCTGGCCGCGAACCTCGTCACCCTGACGACGCGCAGCATGGACATCACATCCGCGATAGAGCGCGCCCTCGTGCCGTTTGCGCGTATCGTACCCCCCGCCAAGGTGGCCCTTGCGATATCCCTGACACTGCGTTTCATACCCGTTCTCGCAGCCATCAAGGACGAGATCCGAGAGGCGCAACGCGCCCGCGGCCTGGAGCGCAGCGTGGTGGCCCTTGCCGTGCCGTTGATCGTGCGGAGCCTCCGGATGACCGACGAGGTGGCCGAGGCCATAGAAGCGCGAAGCTGA
- a CDS encoding TIGR00730 family Rossman fold protein, which yields MTKIRSLCVYCGSSAGNAPHYLEAAYALGEAMGRSGIRLVYGGGTRGIMGAVSDGVIRAGGQVTGIIPRFLIDMEATERELKRLDELIVTEDMHERKHTMFERSDAFVALPGGIGTLEELVEIMTWGQLGRHRKPIVIANIGDFWRPLASLLDHMSAEGFIHTAHQVRPLVIDRVEDILPSIEAAATPTSDIGREEIIERL from the coding sequence ATGACAAAGATTCGATCCCTATGCGTCTATTGCGGCTCTTCCGCTGGTAACGCGCCTCACTATCTCGAAGCAGCATACGCCCTCGGCGAGGCCATGGGCCGATCCGGCATCCGCCTGGTCTATGGCGGCGGCACGCGCGGTATCATGGGCGCGGTGTCGGATGGCGTCATCCGCGCCGGCGGACAGGTCACCGGCATCATTCCACGCTTCCTGATCGACATGGAAGCGACGGAACGCGAATTGAAGCGGCTGGATGAGCTGATCGTCACCGAGGACATGCACGAGCGCAAGCACACGATGTTCGAACGCTCTGACGCCTTCGTCGCCCTGCCCGGCGGCATCGGTACGCTGGAAGAGCTCGTCGAGATCATGACCTGGGGGCAGCTCGGCCGTCACCGCAAGCCGATCGTCATCGCCAATATCGGCGATTTCTGGCGTCCGCTGGCCTCCCTTCTCGACCATATGAGCGCAGAAGGCTTCATCCACACCGCGCATCAGGTGCGCCCATTGGTCATCGACCGGGTGGAGGATATCCTCCCGTCCATCGAAGCCGCCGCGACGCCGACATCGGACATCGGCCGCGAGGAGATCATCGAGCGCCTCTGA
- the rarD gene encoding EamA family transporter RarD, producing the protein MEQRSPAPNIAEAESSRGYAAAISAYLIWGLVVPLYFKSLSHVPTAEIVAHRIAWAVPFVAILLAWRGRLAGMRAFLTPTYLGLAALTASVITLNWGTYVYAVINGQAVEAALGYYINPLVSILLGAAFLGERPTRLQCVAIVLAAIGVLVMTVMAGGLPIVSLILALSFGSYGLLRKLIPIGAAEGFFLEVLILLLPALAVCIWLVAHGEAQFGTSTGETLLLIGSGPTTAIPLILFAAGARMLKLSTIGILQYMVPTLLVLTAVYLFGEPFGPWRLVAFAFIWVALAIYTWSLVADGRRRRRTRKADAVPGC; encoded by the coding sequence ATGGAACAAAGAAGCCCGGCTCCGAACATCGCGGAGGCGGAATCCAGTCGTGGATACGCCGCCGCAATCAGCGCCTATCTGATCTGGGGCCTGGTGGTTCCGCTCTATTTCAAATCCCTTTCGCATGTCCCGACGGCCGAGATCGTGGCCCACCGCATCGCCTGGGCGGTCCCCTTCGTGGCGATCCTGCTCGCCTGGCGCGGGCGCCTTGCGGGAATGCGCGCGTTTCTGACGCCCACCTATCTGGGCCTTGCCGCGCTGACCGCGTCGGTCATCACGCTCAACTGGGGCACCTATGTCTACGCCGTCATCAACGGACAGGCCGTGGAGGCGGCGCTCGGCTACTACATCAACCCCCTGGTTAGCATTCTGCTGGGCGCGGCATTCCTGGGAGAGCGCCCTACGCGGCTGCAATGCGTCGCCATAGTGCTTGCGGCGATCGGCGTGCTGGTGATGACGGTGATGGCGGGTGGCCTGCCGATCGTATCGCTGATCCTGGCGCTGTCCTTCGGCAGCTATGGCCTGCTGCGCAAGCTCATTCCCATCGGTGCGGCCGAGGGCTTCTTCCTGGAAGTGCTGATTCTGCTGCTGCCGGCGCTGGCCGTCTGCATCTGGCTGGTTGCCCACGGCGAGGCGCAGTTCGGCACCAGCACCGGCGAGACGCTGCTTCTGATCGGCTCGGGACCCACCACCGCAATACCGTTGATCCTGTTCGCAGCCGGCGCCCGCATGCTGAAACTGTCCACCATCGGCATCCTGCAGTACATGGTGCCGACGCTGCTGGTCCTCACGGCGGTCTATCTGTTCGGAGAGCCCTTCGGGCCGTGGAGGCTCGTGGCCTTCGCCTTCATATGGGTCGCGCTGGCGATCTACACCTGGTCGCTCGTCGCCGATGGACGGCGTCGCCGGCGAACACGCAAGGCGGACGCCGTGCCCGGCTGCTGA
- a CDS encoding GFA family protein, whose product MTLDNKPVLKGGCQCGAVRFTLEGAPGDASICHCRMCQKAFGNVFAPLVSVGSARLTWTGAEPSRFQSSNHVMRGFCPRCGTPLTYEAPDGVALAIGAFDDPAALRPVVQYGTEGKLPYTDDLPKLPGRPTADDHEGLGWLADIRSYQHPDHD is encoded by the coding sequence ATGACGTTGGACAACAAGCCTGTGTTGAAGGGCGGGTGCCAATGCGGCGCAGTCCGTTTCACTCTGGAGGGCGCCCCCGGCGATGCTTCCATCTGTCATTGCCGCATGTGCCAGAAGGCTTTCGGCAATGTCTTCGCTCCCCTTGTGTCGGTCGGCTCGGCGCGCCTGACATGGACCGGGGCCGAACCCAGCCGCTTCCAATCGTCCAACCATGTCATGCGCGGCTTCTGCCCGCGCTGCGGAACGCCGCTCACCTATGAGGCGCCGGACGGCGTTGCCCTGGCCATCGGCGCTTTCGACGACCCTGCCGCGCTGCGGCCCGTGGTGCAGTACGGCACCGAAGGAAAGCTCCCCTATACGGACGACCTGCCGAAGCTTCCCGGCCGGCCGACGGCGGACGACCACGAAGGCCTTGGCTGGCTGGCGGATATCCGGTCCTACCAGCATCCGGACCACGACTGA
- the pip gene encoding prolyl aminopeptidase encodes MKDGATLLFPAIEPYRQGRLDVGGGHQLYWELCGNPDGIPVVFLHGGPGSGCGPVHRRLFDPRRYRILLFDQRGCGRSTPLGRLEDNTTHDLVADIERLRLLTGAERWLVFGGSWGATLALAYAQAHPQNVSGLILRGVFTGRRSELDWFYREGASRLFPDAWERFIAPLDVEERDDPIAAYRRMLTSEDRAVRARAARSWTDWEAKTVSMRSMPQPSGVDGQAGEATIAFARIENHFFVHHLWLEEGQLIANAGALENIPGTIVQGRYDVVTPPVTAWDLHKAWPRSVLRIVEDAGHAFSEPGTLASLVEATNIFAAGEGEAG; translated from the coding sequence ATGAAGGACGGAGCGACACTGCTGTTCCCGGCGATCGAGCCATACCGGCAGGGGCGTCTCGATGTCGGCGGAGGCCACCAGCTCTACTGGGAACTCTGCGGAAATCCGGACGGCATACCGGTGGTTTTCCTGCATGGCGGGCCAGGCAGCGGGTGCGGCCCCGTGCATCGCAGGCTCTTCGATCCGCGACGGTACCGCATCCTGCTGTTCGACCAGCGCGGCTGCGGCCGCTCGACGCCGCTGGGGCGGCTGGAGGACAACACCACGCACGACCTCGTCGCCGACATCGAGCGGCTGCGCCTTCTGACGGGCGCGGAACGCTGGCTCGTCTTCGGTGGATCGTGGGGCGCGACGCTTGCCTTGGCCTATGCGCAGGCGCATCCGCAGAATGTGTCGGGCCTCATCCTGCGCGGTGTATTCACCGGTCGTCGCAGCGAGCTGGACTGGTTCTACCGCGAGGGCGCAAGCAGACTGTTTCCCGATGCCTGGGAGCGGTTCATAGCGCCGCTGGACGTGGAAGAGCGCGACGATCCGATAGCCGCCTATCGCCGCATGCTGACATCCGAGGATCGCGCCGTGCGCGCGCGGGCAGCACGCAGCTGGACGGACTGGGAAGCCAAGACCGTGTCGATGCGCTCCATGCCGCAGCCTTCCGGCGTCGACGGCCAGGCCGGCGAGGCAACCATCGCCTTCGCCCGGATCGAGAACCACTTCTTCGTCCACCATCTGTGGCTGGAGGAGGGACAGCTCATCGCCAATGCCGGCGCCCTCGAGAACATTCCCGGCACGATCGTGCAGGGGCGATACGATGTGGTGACGCCGCCAGTAACGGCGTGGGATCTGCATAAGGCATGGCCGCGATCCGTGTTGCGGATCGTTGAAGATGCCGGGCATGCCTTCTCTGAACCGGGCACGCTGGCGAGCCTGGTCGAGGCTACGAATATTTTTGCCGCCGGGGAGGGGGAAGCCGGATGA